The nucleotide window GCACCATCACCGTTCCCTGATCATCTTGCGGAAAAAACGCGGTGGGCAGGCGCTGATATCCCCACAATACCGCCACCGCCAACACACCATAAATGACACCGAATCGCAGTGGACGCTTTAATATGTGATGCAGGATACTTTGATAACGCTGACCCCGAGGGCAGGTGGCAGCATCGCCAGCGGACGGACTATTGTGCCGCTGACCGGGCTTCAGCAATAACGCCGTTAGTGCCGGTGTCAGGCTCAGGGCAACCACCACAGACAGCCCCATTGCCGTCACCAGGGTGACAGAGAATTGCCGGTATATCACACCAACTGATCCGGGAAAAAAGGCCATCGGCAAGAAAACTGCGCCTAAAACCAACGCAATCCCGATCAATGCGCTACTGATTTCCTTCATCGACAACAGCGTCGCATCACGGGCATCCAGACCGTTCTGCACCATATTACGTTCCACATTTTCCACCACCACAATGGCGTCATCCACCAACAACCCGATCGCCAATACCATGCCGAACAAGGTTAAGGTGTTGATGGAATAACCGAGCGCCGCCAGCACCGCGAGGGTACCCAATAAAACAACGGGCACGGTGATAGCCGGAATCAGCGTCGCGCGCCAGTTTTTCAGAAAAAGAAACATCACCAGCACGACCAACACCACCGCCTCGAGCAGGGTCTGAATTACGGATTGGATGGACAGCTTTACAAAACGAGTGGAATCCTCCGGATATACAACCTTTATCCCGCTGGGAAACGACGCTCGCATTTGCTCAATTCGCTGCTTCACCGCGGCGGCAGTATCCAGCGCGTTCGCCCCCGGAGCCAACATCACCGCGAGCCCGGAAGCGGGCTTGCCGTTTAATCGCGAAGTACTGCTATAGCTCTCGTCCCCCAGCTCCACCCGAGCCACATCAGCCAGGCGAACAATGGCGCCGTCCTCTCGGCTTGTAATAACAATATCGCGGAATTGTTCCGGTGTTTTCAGACGTGACAACGCCGTCACTGTGACATTCAAACGTTGCTCATCAGCGGAGGGACGGGCACCCAACTCCCCCACCGGTACTTCGGTGTTCTGCGTTTCAATGGCGTCTATAACATCCGCCGGATTCAGTCCATAACTATTCAGTTTGTGCGGATTCAGCCAGATACGCATGGCGTAGGGTGAACCAAAATTATTAACCCTGCCGACGCCGTCTATGCGACTGATTGAATCCTGAATACTATTGGAAAGCCAATCGGAAATATCGGTATCACTGCGGCGTGCAGTATCGTCGTAAAATACTGCGATCATCAGAAAACTGCTTAACGTTTTTGAAACGGTTATACCGTTCAACTGAACAATCTGCGGTAACCGGTTGGCGACCTGGTTGACACTGTTCTGCACCTGAACCTGAGCTTTATCTATATCGGTTCCGTGTTGAAAGGTCAGCATGACTTCAGCCTGCCCGGAGGCACTGCTGGTGGAACTGAAATACATGAGGTCATCCAGGCCTTTTAATTCCTGTTCCAGAATCTGGGTGACACTGTTCTCCACTACTTGCGCAGACGCCCCTGGATAACTGGTGGAGATAATAACCGCAGGCGGAGCAATATCCGGGTATTGGGAAATCGGAAGCAGACGAATCGCCAACAATCCAGCGAGCATAATAACAATGGCCATTACCCAGGCAAATACCGGGCGATCCACAAAAAACGCTGACATCATGGCGGGTTTACTCCGTTATCGCAGTCAGATCCAGGGCTTTTTTGTTCACCGCCGGGTTCTGTTTCCAATCCACCGTCACGACCGCGGCCCCCGGATGAACCCGCTGCAACCCTTCCACAATTAACCTTTCTCCGGCAGCCAGCCCATTGCTTACGATCCATTGGCCGGATTCGCTGCCGATTAACTCCAGCACCCGTTCCTGTACTTTATTGTCGTCGTTCACCACCCACGCCACAGGTTCACCCTTCTCGTTGTGAATCACAGCCTGTTGCGGAATCAATATTACGTTTTCCTGCGAACCTTGCTGCACCTCTGCCCGCACGTACATACCCGGTAACAGCATGCGGTCCGGGTTAGGGAATTGGGCCCGCAGCGTCACAGCACCCGTCCGGGCATCTACATTCACTTCCGTAAATTGCATGTTGCCCGAATGTTCATAGCCTAACCCATCTTCCAGCGTCAGGGTGACCGTGGTTCCTGCCGGCTTTAAACCACCACTAGCCATACGACGCTTAAGATGGATTAACTGCTGACTCGATTGCACTATATCCACAAAAATCGGATCGAGTTGTTGAATTGTGGCTAACGGTGCTTCCTGGGCGATGGAGACAAGCGCGCCTTCGGTTACATTGGAGCGACCGATACGGCCGGAAATAGGTGCCGTTATCCGGGTACGTTGCAAATCAATCTGTGCGGATTTTAATAGCGCCTGACTGGACTGCAAACGCGCCAAACCCTGCCGGTATTCTGCTTGTGCTGTTTCAAAGTCCTGCTCGCTGATGCCCTTGGTATGAATCAGTTGTTGATAACGCTGCATATTACTTTTTAGGCTGACTAAACTGGCCTTTGCCAAGGCGACATCGGCCACGGCCTGTTCGACCCTGGCCTGATACTGGTCGGAGTCAATCTGGTATAATGCCTCACCTGCCTCAACTAACGTCCCTTCTTCGAATAGCCGCTTCTTTACTATCCCGGTTACCTGAGGGCGTACTTCTGACATTCGGTAAGCGGATGTGCGTCCGGACAATGTCTTTTTCGAAACATGCTTTTGTGCATCTACCACCACCACGGCCACTTCCGCCGCAACCGGTTCCTCGGCCTCACCGGCCACAGCCGGAACAATGCTCTCCGGATCACTCTCGTCCGATTCGCTACAACCCGTCAGTCCGATAACAGATACGGAGTAAAATACAATTAAAAATAACCTAAACATGAAAAATCCGTTTTGATTTCGAAATATTCGATTACGCGGACAGAGTCGCCCCGCCATCAACGACAATATCCTGAAGGGTGATATGACCAGCCAGATCAGAAGCCAAAAACAAAATGGTGTTAGCAATATCCTGCACATTGGCAATTTTTTGCAGCGGTATACCGAGTTTGAATTGTTCAGGCAGGCCTGCGATGGTGTTGTGTAAAGCGGCGTCGTCTTTCAGCATACCACGTAGCATGGGAGTATCCGTGGATCCCGGCGACACCAGATTGCAACGAATACCGTATTGCGCCAGCTCCAGCCCGACGCAATGACTCAGGCTCACCAGCGCTGCTTTGGAGGCGCAATAGGCGGCCATTTGCATGCGCGGCACGCGCGCAGCATTCGACGC belongs to Ketobacter sp. MCCC 1A13808 and includes:
- a CDS encoding multidrug efflux RND transporter permease subunit — translated: MSAFFVDRPVFAWVMAIVIMLAGLLAIRLLPISQYPDIAPPAVIISTSYPGASAQVVENSVTQILEQELKGLDDLMYFSSTSSASGQAEVMLTFQHGTDIDKAQVQVQNSVNQVANRLPQIVQLNGITVSKTLSSFLMIAVFYDDTARRSDTDISDWLSNSIQDSISRIDGVGRVNNFGSPYAMRIWLNPHKLNSYGLNPADVIDAIETQNTEVPVGELGARPSADEQRLNVTVTALSRLKTPEQFRDIVITSREDGAIVRLADVARVELGDESYSSTSRLNGKPASGLAVMLAPGANALDTAAAVKQRIEQMRASFPSGIKVVYPEDSTRFVKLSIQSVIQTLLEAVVLVVLVMFLFLKNWRATLIPAITVPVVLLGTLAVLAALGYSINTLTLFGMVLAIGLLVDDAIVVVENVERNMVQNGLDARDATLLSMKEISSALIGIALVLGAVFLPMAFFPGSVGVIYRQFSVTLVTAMGLSVVVALSLTPALTALLLKPGQRHNSPSAGDAATCPRGQRYQSILHHILKRPLRFGVIYGVLAVAVLWGYQRLPTAFFPQDDQGTVMVQFMLPSGATYARTAQVVEKIEQYFMEEEAGNMDAIYTLSGFSFNGSGQNAGMAFVALKDWSLREGEENSASAIANRATAALGGIREADIFSNILPPIEGLGNTNGFEFWLQDTGVLGHDKLVEASLRLADQAGQSDAVLFAHPNGTEKKPQMRINIDQVKASALGLNLSDVNSTLSTAWGGLYVNDFVHHGRVKKVFVQADAEFRAAPEDLDYWFVRGGENSMTSFSSFADIQWEAESPQLFRFNGFPAIQLFGDAAPAVSSGDAMAEMERLAGTMPDTGFEWSGLSYQDKLSRGQAPMLYAVSILFVFLCLAALYESWIIPLAVLMVIPLGILGAVLAVSLRGIHNDIYFQVGVLTTIGLSAKNAILIVEFAQAAVRSGSTPAIAVIEGARQRVRPILMTSLAFGAGVLPLAIASGPGSAGQNAIGISVLGGVISATLLALFFVPLFYWILYTIRNRFTRSSVANERASVPDLA
- a CDS encoding efflux RND transporter periplasmic adaptor subunit — translated: MFRLFLIVFYSVSVIGLTGCSESDESDPESIVPAVAGEAEEPVAAEVAVVVVDAQKHVSKKTLSGRTSAYRMSEVRPQVTGIVKKRLFEEGTLVEAGEALYQIDSDQYQARVEQAVADVALAKASLVSLKSNMQRYQQLIHTKGISEQDFETAQAEYRQGLARLQSSQALLKSAQIDLQRTRITAPISGRIGRSNVTEGALVSIAQEAPLATIQQLDPIFVDIVQSSQQLIHLKRRMASGGLKPAGTTVTLTLEDGLGYEHSGNMQFTEVNVDARTGAVTLRAQFPNPDRMLLPGMYVRAEVQQGSQENVILIPQQAVIHNEKGEPVAWVVNDDNKVQERVLELIGSESGQWIVSNGLAAGERLIVEGLQRVHPGAAVVTVDWKQNPAVNKKALDLTAITE